A window of Apium graveolens cultivar Ventura chromosome 8, ASM990537v1, whole genome shotgun sequence contains these coding sequences:
- the LOC141680806 gene encoding uncharacterized protein LOC141680806 produces MDKSWISKDRDSLEFEIGVEEFLIFAEENCKDPKRIPCPCGRCVNFKKFSTKIIRGHIYDHGFSLGYVDWIWHEEKSTRSTRSSIGSTCPASDQPIEHFVASETVEVCEAAFNSGNYDKDLYDFQRFVVDAEQPLFEGSECTKLESMLKLHNWKARFGISDTAFTDLLSSVGSILPKDNVLPLNAYEAKKTLSNLGLVYLKIHSCPNDCILYRGIHSDASQCPHCKLSRWKVRKNGQLRVNVPAKVMWYFPIIPRFKWLFKSPSTAELMTWHANQRINDDKMRHPADSPSWRNIDYRWPAFGSESRNIRLALSADGINPHTNGLVNRYTCWPVVLVMYNLPPWLCMKRKFMMLSVLVPGPHEPGNNIDVYLQPLIDDLKKLWEEGEPNVYDAYSKSYFTLKAILLWTINDFPAYGNLSGCVNKGYKSCPICGDDTVAKYLSHSRKMCFQGHRRYLPRQHPYRRQKAAFNGQQELGNACQPLSGEEVLARQERIDFCFGKEVKKSKKVECSWKKKSVFLS; encoded by the coding sequence ATGGATAAGTCGTGGATATCGAAAGATAGGGATTCTTTAGAATTTGAAATTGGCGTCGAAGAATTCTTGATTTTCGCTGAAGAAAATTGTAAAGATCCTAAAAGAATTCCTTGTCCATGTGGTCGATGtgtgaattttaaaaaattctcaaCCAAAATCATAAGGGGACATATCTACGATCATGGTTTTAGTTTGGGGTATgttgattggatttggcatgaaGAAAAATCTACTAGGAGTACTAGGTCTTCTATAGGTAGTACATGTCCTGCTTCAGACCAACCTATAGAGCACTTTGTTGCATCAGAAActgttgaagtttgtgaagcggCTTTTAATTCGGGTAATTACGATAAGGATTTATATGATTTTCAGAGGTTTGTTGTTGATGCGGAACAACCGTTGTTTGAGGGCAGCGAGTGCACAAAGTTAGAGTCAATGTTAAAATTGCACAACTGGAAAGCTAGGTTTGGTATTAGCGACACTGCCTTTACTGATCTGCTCTCTTCAGTTGGCTCGATCCTTCCCAAAGATAATGTGTTGCCTCTTAACGCATATGAAGCGAAGAAAACTTTATCCAATTTAGGTCTAGTGTATTTAAAAATTCATTCGTGTCCCAATGATTGTATACTGTATAGGGGCATACATTCTGATGCTTCTCAGTGTCCTCATTGCAAGCTGTCACGTTGGAAAGTACGGAAGAATGGCCAACTTAGGGTCAATGTTCCAGCCAAGGTCATGTGGTATTTTCCTATAATTCCAAGATTTAAATGGTTATTTAAATCCCCCTCTACTGCTGAACTCATGACTTGGCATGCAAATCAGCGAATAAATGATGACAAGATGCGACATCCGGCCGACTCTCCTTCTTGGAGGAATATCGATTATCGGTGGCCTGCCTTTGGTAGTGAATCTAGGAATATTAGGTTGGCTTTATCAGCGGATGGTATCAACCCGCATACTAATGGGTTAGTCAATCGATATACATGCTGGCCAGTAGTGTTGGTAATGTACAATCTTCCTCCGTGGTTATGCATGAAAAGGAAGTTCATGATGTTGTCAGTTTTAGTTCCTGGTCCACATGAGCCGGGAAATAACATCGACGTTTATTTACAACCGTTGATTGATGATCTGAAAAAACTTTGGGAAGAAGGTGAACCAAACGTTTATGACGCCTATAGTAAATCATATTTCACTCTAAAAGCAATTTTATTGTGGACTATAAATGATTTTCCAGCATATGGAAACTTGTCAGGCTGCGTGAATAAGGGTTATAAGAGTTGTCCAATTTGTGGTGACGATACTGTGGCTAAATATTTAAGTCACAGTAGGAAGATGTGCTTCCAAGGTCATCGCCGTTATTTGCCTAGGCAGCACCCTTATAGGAGGCAGAAGGCGGCCTTTAACGGACAACAAGAGTTGGGGAACGCATGTCAACCCCTTTCCGGAGAAGAAGTGTTAGCGCGTCAGGAACGAATTGATTTTTGTTTTGGAAAAGAGGTGAAGAAGTCGAAGAAGGTGGAATGTTCATGGAAGAAAAAATCTGTTTTTTTGAGTTAG
- the LOC141680167 gene encoding uncharacterized protein LOC141680167, protein MKGIVESRYTFKVMIFIFCMSFVYCNGEEAEPLGALMEKREQEALYSVIQGFVGKSWNGSDLYPDPCGWTPIQGVTCDIFDDGYWSVTALNIGLIHENSPSCVSNMKFSSQLFSLKHLKVLSFVNCMVYKNHPITIPTQNWSALSGSLESLEFRSNPGLVGQIPIAFGGLSNLQSLVLLENGLTGKLPTNLGNLINLKRLVLSGNQFTSQVPSSFGSLKRLLIMDLSRNSLSGTLPPTFGGLDSLLKLDLSNNQLVGNIPNEIGNLKNLTLLDLSKNKFSGVLTKSLQELSSLEELVLARNQISGSLMNLDWHNLQSLTILDLSMMNLTGEIPDSISELKGLRFLGLNNNNLTGELSPKLAEMPNVTAMYIYGNNFRGQISESFYIKMTRRFGAWNNPNLCYTIGLSSTSQVPSGVAPCQ, encoded by the exons ATGAAGGGTATTGTAGAATCAAGGTACACCTTTAAGGTTATGATTTTTATATTTTGCATGAGTTTTGTATATTGTAATGGAGAAGAAGCTGAACCATTGGGAGCTTTGATGGAAAAAAGAGAGCAAGAAGCTCTGTACTCTGTCATTCAAGGGTTTGTAGGTAAGTCATGGAATGGTTCAGATCTTTATCCTGACCCTTGTGGTTGGACTCCTATTCAG GGTGTTACTTGTGATATATTTGATGATGGCTATTGGTCTGTCACAGCCTTAAATATTGGCCTCATTCACGAAAATTCTCCTAGTTGTGTCTCAAATATGAAGTTCAGTTCCCAGTTGTTTTCACTAAAGCACCTTAAAGTTCTATCATTTGTTAACTGCATGGTCTACAAGAATCATCCGATCACAATCCCTACTCAGAACTGGAGTGCGCTTTCAGGCAGCTTAGAGTCATTAGAGTTCAGATCAAATCCTGGTCTCGTTGGACAAATTCCCATTGCTTTTGGTGGCCTTAGTAATCTTCAATCTCTCGTGCTCTTGGAAAATGGATTAACGGGTAAATTACCAACAAATTTAGGCAACTTAATCAACTTGAAACGGCTAGTACTTTCAGGAAATCAGTTTACAAGTCAAGTACCATCGAGTTTTGGTAGCTTGAAACGGCTATTAATCATGGACTTGAGTAGAAATTCATTATCCGGGACTTTGCCTCCTACTTTCGGTGGGTTAGATTCATTGCTGAAACTTGACCTTAGCAACAATCAGTTGGTGGGAAATATTCCTAATGAAATCGGGAACCTGAAAAATCTAACTTTGTTGGACCTCAGCAAGAACAAATTTTCAGGTGTTCTGACAAAGTCACTTCAAGAATTGAGTTCTTTGGAAGAGCTTGTTTTAGCGAGGAATCAAATAAGTGGAAGCCTGATGAATCTCGATTGGCATAATCTACAAAGCTTGACTATCTTAGATCTCTCCATGATGAATTTAACAGGTGAAATTCCGGATTCCATATCAGAGCTAAAAGGACTCAGATTTTTGGGACTTAACAACAACAATCTCACAGGTGAGCTCTCACCAAAACTAGCAGAAATGCCAAATGTTACTGCAATGTACATCTACGGGAATAACTTCAGAGGACAAATTTCTGAATCATTTTACATAAAAATGACGAGGCGCTTCGGGGCTTGGAACAATCCGAATCTTTGTTATACCATCGGTTTGTCATCAACCAGTCAAGTTCCTTCTGGTGTTGCACCATGTCAgtaa